From the genome of Vicia villosa cultivar HV-30 ecotype Madison, WI linkage group LG2, Vvil1.0, whole genome shotgun sequence, one region includes:
- the LOC131649896 gene encoding uncharacterized protein LOC131649896 translates to MAPYEALYGRKCRSPLCWSEVGEKGILGPEIIQETMEKVKMIRDKMKQAQDRQKSYADKRRRPLEFDVGDHVFLKLRKFVPDSFHPILPDTIEVEPDLSFQPNPCCILEYASKSLRSKEIPLVKVLWEESRTDEATWELESEMRELYPHLFW, encoded by the exons atggccccATACGAAGCCTTGTATGGGAGGAAATGTCGATCACCTTTGTGTTGGTCTGAAGTCGGTGAGAAGGGAATTCTTGGGCCGGAGATAATTCAAGAAACCATGGAGAAGGTTAAGATGATCCGAGATAAGATGAAACAAGCTCAAGATCGACAAAAGAGTTATGCGGACAAACGAAGGAGACCCTTGGAATTTGAcgtaggagatcatgtgttcttgaag ttgcggaagtttgtgCCGGATTCGTTTCATCCTATCCTGCCAGATACGAttgaagtagaaccagatctttcGTTCCAACCGAATCCGTGTTGTATTCTGGAGTATGCTAGTAAGTCCTTGAGAAGCAAAGAGATACCTCTTGTCAAGGTGTTATGGGAAGAGTCGCGTACTGACGAAGCTACTTGGGAGCTCGAGTCAGAGATGCGGGAGTTGTATCCTCACctgttctggtaa
- the LOC131649897 gene encoding uncharacterized protein LOC131649897, translating into MGLNADIVHSVSQREFTTYVECLRQCYVAENILKRFQEEKEQNKPVRRDQGRSGQHLKPRNSPSMKKPVYGDRSNPPPQCGKCNRKHFGHYRPDAGVCFRCHQPGHIARDCTAPNVPEKTKGRVYTLDARKAQGNTNLVAGTCYVNNQPLFVLVDCGATHSFISYHCVRRLGFETSFLPNPMVISSATDDVVEAQEICKECYITFNGRRFLIDLICLPLKKIDVVLGMDWLSANSVYIGCKEKAIFIPAEETIITDAIKHLLEGTVNMINYLFAQEKSFLLVLTSDSKDKKSVLEIPVVFSIAPYRMSPAELRELKS; encoded by the exons ATGGGGCTGAATGCTGATATTGTACACAGTGTGTCTCAGAGGGAGTTTACCACTTATGTTGAGTGTTTGAGACAATGCTATGTTGCTGAAAACATATTAAAGAGGTTTCAGGAAGAGAAAGAGCAGAACAAGCCGGTTCGTAGGGATCAAGGGAGATCGGGACAGCATTTGAAACCCCGCAATTCTCCATCTATGAAGAAACCAGTTTATGGGGATCGCTCTAATCCACCTCCACAATGTGGTAAGTGCAACAGGAAACATTTTGGGCATTATAGACCGGATGCTGGGGTCTGTTTCAGGTGTCATCAGCCAGGACATATCGCGAGGGATTGTACTGCCCCAAATGTTCCTGAGAAGACTAAGGGTCGTGTTTACACCTTGGATGCTAGGAAGGCTCAAGGAAACACCAATCTTGTTGCTGGTACGTGTTATGTCAATAATCAACCCTTGTTTGTATTAGTAGATTGTGGAGCGACACATTCTTTTATCTCTTATCATTGTGTGCGGAGGCTTGGTTTTGAGACAAGTTTCCTTCCAAATCCTATGGTTATTTCTTCGGCTACTGATGATGTAGTAGAAGCTCAAGAAATTTGCAAGGAGTGTTATATTACCTTCAATGGTCGTAGATTCTTGATTGACCTCATTTGTCTACCGCTCAAAAAGATCGATGTAGTACTGGGTATGGACTGGTTGTCGGCTAACTCGGTGTACATCGGTTGTAAAGAGAAGGCTATCTTCATTCCTGCTGAGGAGACTATAATAACCGATGCCATTAAACATCTTCTTGAAGGTACGGTTAACATGATCAATTACCTTTTTGCTCAAGAGAAGTCTTTCCTTTTGGTTCTTACGTCGGACtccaaggacaagaagagtgTATTGGAGATTCCGGTTGTGT TTTCTATTGCCCCTTATCGAATGTCTCCTGCTGAGCTAAGAGAGTTGAAGAGTTAG
- the LOC131649898 gene encoding uncharacterized protein LOC131649898, with product MHGQQPTAPAPTQAAAGPDFRAFFRMDPPEFLGGLDPVIAHDWLYAMEMIFQAIQCTEEEKVIFAAQKMKGPAGRWWNTESTYFTNQGIPKDWQHFKTAFLEKYYPNSVRALKEREFQSFKQGNMSVSEYAEKFEDMTAYSRQAAYAPDELWKID from the coding sequence atgcatGGGCAACAACCAACCGCTCCTGCTCCTACTCAGGCTGCAGCAGGGCCTGACTTTCGTGCCTTCTTTCGGATGGATCCGCCAGAGTTCTTGGGTGGTTTAGATCCTGTGATTGCTCATGATTGGCTATATGCTATGGAGATGATATTCCAGGCTATTCAGTGCACAGAGgaagagaaggtgatctttgctGCTCAGAAAATGAAGGGACCAGCAGGTAGATGGTGGAATACGGAGTCTACGTATTTCACTAATCAAGGAATCCCAAAGGATTGGCAACATTTCAAGACAGCTTTCTTGGAGAAGTACTACCCCAACAGTGTGCGTGCTTTGAAGGAGCGTGAGTTTCAGTCCTTCAAACAAGGCAACATGTCGGTGTCTgaatatgctgagaagtttgaggaCATGACTGCTTATTCTAGACAAGCAGCTTATGCACCAGATGAGTTGTGGAAGATTGATTAG